The following proteins are encoded in a genomic region of Fusarium oxysporum f. sp. lycopersici 4287 chromosome 1, whole genome shotgun sequence:
- a CDS encoding pre-rRNA-processing protein PNO1 has protein sequence MPAPTALKNAEDAPPVDVPLPVEDNDEEFLLDAPDALPTDANVLVPVEESNENGMAIDEEGRPRFAPARDIDPVTRVETRKIPIPPHRMTPLKQSWTSIYPPLVEHLKLQCRMNIKRKTVELRSSKHTTDTGALQKGEDFVKAFTLGFDVDDAIALLRLDDLYIQTFEIKDVRTMHGDSQARAIGRIAGKDGKTKFAIENASRTRIVLADSKIHILGGFKNIHLARESVVSLILGKPPGKVYGNLRTVAARMKERF, from the exons ATGCCTGCGCCGACCGCTTTGAAGAACGCAGAGGATGCCCCGCCCGTGGACGTTCCGCTCCCAGTTGAAG ACAACGACGAGGAGTTCCTTTTAGATGCGCCTGACGCTCTTCCTACCGATGCGAACGTTCTTGTGCCTGTGGAGGAGAGCAATGAGAATGGAATGGCTATCGATGAGGAAGGACGGCCTCGATTTGCGCCTGCCAGAGATATT GACCCAGTTACCCGTGTGGAAACTCGCAAGATCCCTATTCCTCCTCACCGAATGACACCTTTAAAACAGTCATGGACTTCTATCTACCCTCCTCTGGTCGAGCACCTCAAGCTACAATGTCGAATGAACATCAAGCGAAAGACAGTCGAGCTGCGATCATCGAAGCATACCACTGATACTGGGGCACTGCAAAAAGGAGAAGATTTCGTCAAGGCGTTCACTCTCGGGTTTGACGTGGACGATGCCATCGCGCTGCTGCGACTCGACGACCTCTACATCCAAACTTTCGAGATTAAGGATGTGCGAACAATGCACGGCGACAGCCAGGCCCGTGCTATTGGACGAATTGCTGGAAAGGATGGAAAGACCAAGTTTGCTATCGAGAACGCCAGTAGAACCCGAATCGTGCTTGCTGATTCAAAGATTCACATCCTGGGTGGATTCAAGAACATCCACCTTGCCCGGGAGTCGGTTGTGAGCCTGATTCTCGGTAAGCCGCCTGGCAAGGTATACGGCAACCTCCGAACGGTTGCGGCACGAATGAAGGAGCGCTTCTAA
- a CDS encoding translation initiation factor 3 subunit J, which translates to MPPKKWDDEESDDSSSSGSPVVGAGAASRRKFDDEEDDGDVLDSWDADDDSEAEREKERKAAEAKQKAAAAAAAAKKPKGQRIAEHQAERAQQRAGAANVEEYEETEAEKRERLRRTEQEADLAHAADMFGDIGISAGRAKSRPATVVVDSNDPTKTIDISKLPLFQPKTKAQFETLRTTLTPIISANSKNAHYSLFLQDFTKALAKDMPSEQIKKLASTMTALGNEKMREEKAADKGGKKTKAAKTKTSLVTGRANAADTTTYDDADDFGDDDFM; encoded by the exons ATGCCTCCTAAGAAGTGGG ACGACGAAGAGAGCGACGACAGCAGTTCCTCCGGCTCCCCCGTTGTCGGTGCCGGTGCCGCTTCTCGACGCAAGtttgacgacgaagaggacgatggCGAC GTTCTAGATTCATGGGACGCCGATGACGACTCCGAGGCCGAGCGTGAGAAGGAGCGCAAGGCTGCCGAGGCCAAGCAGAaggctgccgctgccgctgccgcaGCCAAGAAACCTAAAGGTCAGCGAATTGCTGAACACCAGGCCGAGCGTGCCCAACAGAGAGCCGGTGCTGCCAATGTTGAGGAATAtgaagagacagaggctgagaagcgTGAGCGACTCCGACGCACCGAACAGGAAGCCGATCTCGCACACGCCGCCGACATGTTTGGAGATATTGGTATCAGCGCCGGCCGTGCCAAGTCCCGTCCTGCTACTGTCGTCGTCGACTCCAACGACCCTACCAAGACCATCGACATTTCCAAGCTGCCTCTCTTCCAGCCTAAGACCAAGGCTCAGTTCGAGACTCTCCGCACCACTCTTACTCCCATCATCTCAGCCAACTCGAAGAATGCCCACTACAGCCTGTTTCTCCAGGATTTCACAAAGGCTCTTGCTAAGGATATGCCCAGCGAacagatcaagaagctcgctAGTACAATGACTGCCCTGGGCAACGAGAAGATGCGagaggagaaggctgctgatAAAGGAGGCAAGAAGACAAAGGCCGCCAAGACGAAAACGTCACTGGTTACTGGTCGCGCTAACGCCGCCGACACCACGACTTAcgacgatgctgatgatTTTGGAGA TGATGACTTTATGTGA